In Neisseria dentiae, one DNA window encodes the following:
- a CDS encoding biotin/lipoyl-containing protein, with amino-acid sequence MSNIKPVIIPKWGLTMEEGTISEWLVDVGTPVTVGMEILNIETDKLTNAVEAADAGVLRRILHGGGETLPVKTLIGILADADTSEAEIDAFIASWVPPSADEVDE; translated from the coding sequence ATGAGCAATATCAAACCCGTGATCATCCCCAAATGGGGCTTAACCATGGAAGAAGGCACCATCAGCGAATGGCTGGTCGATGTGGGCACGCCCGTTACCGTGGGCATGGAAATCCTGAACATCGAAACCGACAAACTCACCAACGCGGTCGAAGCCGCCGATGCCGGCGTGCTGCGCCGCATTCTGCACGGCGGCGGCGAAACCCTGCCCGTGAAAACCCTGATCGGCATTTTGGCCGACGCCGACACCAGTGAGGCCGAAATCGACGCCTTTATCGCCTCATGGGTGCCGCCCTCTGCCGACGAAGTCGACGAATAA